The Indicator indicator isolate 239-I01 chromosome 32, UM_Iind_1.1, whole genome shotgun sequence genome contains a region encoding:
- the UBE2J2 gene encoding ubiquitin-conjugating enzyme E2 J2 isoform X1, which yields MSNNSNKRAPTTATQRLKQDYLRIKKDPVPYICAEPLPSNILEWHYVVRGPEMTPYEGGYYHGKLIFPREFPFKPPSIYMITPNGRFKCNTRLCLSITDFHPDTWNPAWSVSTILTGLLSFMVEKGPTLGSIETSEFTKRQLAAQSLTYNLKDKVFCELFPEVVEEMKQKQKAQEELNNRPPSLPLPDVVPDGEAHYGQNGIPLLNGHVPLAPANHPGLHQANRNHGLLGGALANLFVIVGFAAFAYTVNGMPSSSIGLDLLAHRLPFWELLC from the exons ATGAGCAACAACAGTAACAAGAGAGCACCAACAACAGCAACCCAGAGACTGAAACAAGACTACCTTCGAATTAAGAAAGACCCAGTGCCTTACATCTGTGCAGAGCCCCTCCCCTCCAATATCCTTGAATG GCACTATGTTGTACGGGGACCTGAAATGACTCCTTATGAAG GTGGCTATTACCATGGGAAACTAATATTCCCTAGAGAATTTCCTTTTAAACCTCCTAGCATTTATATGATTACACCAAATGGAAGGTTTAAGTGTAACACAAG GTTGTGTCTTTCAATCACTGATTTCCACCCAGACACATGGAATCCAGCTTGGTCAGTCTCAACAATCTTGACAGGCCTGCTTAGTTTTATGGTGGAGAAGGGCCCCACACTGGGCAGCATAGAGACATCAGAATTCACA AAAAGACAGCTCGCTGCACAGAGCTTAACATACAATTTAAAAGACAAAGTCTTCTGCGAGCTCTTCCCTGAAGTGGTGGAG GAGATGAAGCAAAAACAGAAAGCACAAGAAGAGCTCAACAACagacctccttccctccctttacCAGATGTTGTCCCTGATGGGGAAGCACACTACGGTCAGAATGGAATCCCCCTCCTCAATGGGCACGTCCCCTTGGCACCTGCCAACCACCCTGGGCTCCACCAGGCCAACCGTAACCACGGACTCTTAGGCGGAGCTTTGGCGAACTTGTTCGTTATAGTTGGTTTTGCAGCCTTTGCCTACACAGTCAA TGGGATGCCCTCATCCAGTATTGGTTTGGATTTGCTGGCTCACAGGTTGCCATtttgggagctgctctgttgA
- the UBE2J2 gene encoding ubiquitin-conjugating enzyme E2 J2 isoform X2: MSNNSNKRAPTTATQRLKQDYLRIKKDPVPYICAEPLPSNILEWHYVVRGPEMTPYEGGYYHGKLIFPREFPFKPPSIYMITPNGRFKCNTRLCLSITDFHPDTWNPAWSVSTILTGLLSFMVEKGPTLGSIETSEFTKRQLAAQSLTYNLKDKVFCELFPEVVEEMKQKQKAQEELNNRPPSLPLPDVVPDGEAHYGQNGIPLLNGHVPLAPANHPGLHQANRNHGLLGGALANLFVIVGFAAFAYTVKYVLRSIAQE; the protein is encoded by the exons ATGAGCAACAACAGTAACAAGAGAGCACCAACAACAGCAACCCAGAGACTGAAACAAGACTACCTTCGAATTAAGAAAGACCCAGTGCCTTACATCTGTGCAGAGCCCCTCCCCTCCAATATCCTTGAATG GCACTATGTTGTACGGGGACCTGAAATGACTCCTTATGAAG GTGGCTATTACCATGGGAAACTAATATTCCCTAGAGAATTTCCTTTTAAACCTCCTAGCATTTATATGATTACACCAAATGGAAGGTTTAAGTGTAACACAAG GTTGTGTCTTTCAATCACTGATTTCCACCCAGACACATGGAATCCAGCTTGGTCAGTCTCAACAATCTTGACAGGCCTGCTTAGTTTTATGGTGGAGAAGGGCCCCACACTGGGCAGCATAGAGACATCAGAATTCACA AAAAGACAGCTCGCTGCACAGAGCTTAACATACAATTTAAAAGACAAAGTCTTCTGCGAGCTCTTCCCTGAAGTGGTGGAG GAGATGAAGCAAAAACAGAAAGCACAAGAAGAGCTCAACAACagacctccttccctccctttacCAGATGTTGTCCCTGATGGGGAAGCACACTACGGTCAGAATGGAATCCCCCTCCTCAATGGGCACGTCCCCTTGGCACCTGCCAACCACCCTGGGCTCCACCAGGCCAACCGTAACCACGGACTCTTAGGCGGAGCTTTGGCGAACTTGTTCGTTATAGTTGGTTTTGCAGCCTTTGCCTACACAGTCAAGTATGTACTGAGAAGCATAGCTCAAGAATGA